Genomic window (Eriocheir sinensis breed Jianghai 21 chromosome 64, ASM2467909v1, whole genome shotgun sequence):
ctttaccgtgtagcagcgacgggccaaatttgtgtctttaccgtgtagcagtgatgggccaaatttgtgtctttaccgtgtagcagagacgggccaaatttgtggctttaccgtgtagcagcaacgggccaaatttgtggctttaccgtgtagcagcgacgggccaaatttgtggctttaccgtgtagcagcgacgggccaaatttgtggctttaccgtgtaccagcgacgggccaaatttgtggctttaccgtgtagcagcgacgggccaaatttgtggctttaccgtgtaccagtgacgggccaaatttgtggctttaccgtgtaccagtgacgggccaaatttgtggctttaccgtgtaccagtgacgggccaaatttgtggctttaccgtgtaccagcgacgggccaaatttgtggctttaccgtgtaccagtgacgggccaaatttgtgtctttaccgtgtagcagtgacgggccaaatttgtgtctttaccgtgtagcagcgacgggccaaatttgtgtctttaccgtgtagcagtgacgggccaaatttgtgtctttaccgtgtaacagtgacgggccaaatttgtgtctttactgtgtagcagtgacgggccaaatttgtggctttaccgtgtaccagcgacgggccaaatttgtgccatgatataaacccccccaaaaatagatgatgcataaactgatcataaatgctttgatatatattatgaaatggtttgcgtgagtgatgattttttctcatctttctcgcttagagggaccattaagaaacatgatccccgctgctaccaccgggttaactATAAAAATCCAACTTCTAACCAACAACTCCATGGAATTAAACTCAAATTAACCACGGAACTTAACGAACACTGATACCACATTAAAATAAAAAATCTTGTCTTTCCAGGGGCAAGAATAACACAGACCAGCCTGCTTGCCCCTTCCACGCCCCTCTCAAGCAAGACATCTCgaagcaggtgaaggaggaggaaggacaggcagaGAGCAGCGTGATGGCGAGGCTGGAAGCACGACCTGGAATGTATCTGAGCCAGTGGGATATGACCTTCACGCAGTATTGCTTCATGGGGGTGATAATGGCACACCCCTGGAGGATGGGGGCGTGGTGGGTGACGGAGAGGGAGCTGGAGGGGCTTGTCCATTTCTGGCGAGGATGTGGATGGCTGCTCGGCATTGAGGATCGGTAAGACGGCCATGGTCACAATTTGggcattttttttgtttaatggGAGATATTTGTAAGTCCTCAAGGTTGAAgttatgtgtgttttttgttatatGATAATTATTTGTTGTCTTGATGTAAATAACCTCAGAAGTTAAGATGTAGAGACTAATGAAATAATATCTGAAATACAGTTAAACAAAATCATAAATATTTGGCTTCCTGtacttttttttcagtcattaTTTACCCGGAAtctactttttattcattttttcacttTCAAATATCTCACGTAGCTATAAGATGTTACCCAGACAGGCCTTAAATAacaccttcctccactccttcaggtACAACTTCTGCAGCGGGACAGTGGAGGAAACCCGAGCTCTATGCCTTGAGATGGAGCGCCAGGTTGTCCGACCCTGCCTCGCCCGATCCGGCAGGGACACCGAACACATAGGCACAGCTCTAGTGGACGGCGTAAGCTCCCTGCTACCCTGGTTCTCCTACCCTGCCATGCTGCGCTTCCTCGGGGACACCATGAACCTTGACCTGCCTTCCGTCCGAGCCCGCATGACCCTGAAACACACCTTGCAGTATGGGTTCCTGAGGGTGCTGGTCCATGGGTTGTTCCTGGTCCCTGGGGTGGTGTGGGTCTTCAATGAGGTTCTGAAGCTGTCCCTCGCTGTGGTTCAAGGTCAGCACCCCAGATGGAAGGCCAAGGTCAGGGTCATGCCTTACTCGTACGTGGAGTATACGTGACCTggcgatagtggtgatgatggtgttgaaattggtgatgatggtgttggtggtgatggggagagacTAGTTAAAGAGAAtttgaagggaaagtgaaggaaataaagagagagagagagagagagagagagagagagagagagagagagagagagagagagagagagagagagagagagagagagagagagagagagagagagagagagagagaatgtgtgtgtgttgcttgctcAGTGAATTAGAAAGCTGacgaaagcaaaaaaataaagaataaagcaatatcagagagagagagagagagagagagagagagagagagagtgtgtgtgtgtgtgtgtgtgtgtgtgtgtgtgtacatataactCACTAAAGTACAAGGAAGTGCCAATTATGTCAACTTTTCTATGTAAGATTCACACCCACTTAAGactttaaaaaatgtatatactttTGTTTACCAGGGAATACGGACATTGAATATAAGTGCATTGAAATATAAAATGTCTGTCTTCAtcttgacctcccttttggctactttgacctctcttatggctactttgacctcttttggccattctATACTGTCGTCTGTTGTGGGAGCAGGAAGtagcgtttttgttgttgttgttgttgttttgcccttgagccgacttgtaaaaaagaaaagaaaaaaaagtattattattattattattattattatttttggtaAGGCTCAATACACCCTGAACTTGTGATGTTGTACGCATTTCGGAAATCTGGTACCAAAGGGGTCAAGAAAATTTTAAGTCTGGTTTAATGTCTTGTAGAGTCTCCTatttttcttaactgtatttctGGTGTTATTTCATCAATGTCCCTTCGGTCTTGCATCTTGACTTACGAGACTACTTAGGTACATTGACTTACAAATCTTTCCCACTTCTAATGTTATCGTAAGTCTTCTAAGTAAGTCTCGGGGCTACTTACATCGACTTACAAATCTTCCCCACTTCTAATGTTATCGTAAGTTTTCTAAGTAAGTCTCGGGGCTACTTACATCGACTTACAAATCTTCCCCACTTCTAATGTTATCATAAGTTTTCTAAGTACAAATCTTTCCCACTTCTAATGTTATCGTAAGTTTTCTAAGTAAGTCTCGGGGCTACTTACATCAACTTACAAATCCTTCCCACTTCCCATGTTCTAAGTATAAGTAAAAAGTATAAGTGACACACATTCTCGGGGGGGCGACACACTTTACTTAATAACAAACAAACGATCCAGTGTggcgcgtacacacacatacacacacacacagaaacgcacatacacacacacatgtacgcttTTCCTGTACGGGATGTGGAAGCGTCCTGTGTAGTGGATGAAGCGCGCACACGAACCACTCCAGCCCGCCCAGAAGGCCATTATTACGCGTACACGAGCCTGTGTGCGCGTGTGTAcgtgtgagaggaaggggaaacgtGTAAGTATGAGATTAAGAAGGAGAGTGTGAGGAATTGaaacgtacacaaacacacacacacagacacgcacacaaagtaaaaaaaacggaatacgcacacagacgcacacgAGACGGTGAGCGTGTGTACcggcttcctttttctctctttctctttttttgtggatAACTTTAAAATTTGTGAACTTTTTAACCCTTCCGTAACTTCTCAATATCTCACGAAAGTCTTGAAAAAACCCAATAAATTCCTCTTGGATATTTTATTACAATTACGATTTTTATATTTAACTGCTGCCTCGTTTAGCCTGGCCGCCGCCGCTGctacgaaaacaacaacaatggtggtagttgtagtagtagtagcagtagtagcgctggtggtgatggtggttgtcgccctcacagctggtggtggtggtggtggtggtgtgggtggtggtctGCTCCTTACTCCTCAACCGGAATTGTTTCTTTCTTCACTAAGAACTCGACGGTCTCCTCCTCGAAGTCGTTCTCGTTGGAGGTGAGGGTGTCTGTGTCTTGACCTGCAGAGAGAGAGTGAAatcagacacagagaaagagagacagggacagacacagacagagagagagatagggacagacacagacagagagagacagggacagacacagacagagagagagacagggaagtatgactgagagagagagagagagagagagagagtgagtgtgaatgaAGTTAGAGTttgagagtgagtgaggaggtTTGAGTGTGTAGATGACTGAGTGTGAGGTAGTGTGTGATTGAGTATGAGAATTGGGTTGCTTTCGTCTTGAGGTATGAAGGgatgaatgggaagggatgggaagggaagggaaagggaaagaaagggaagggatagaaaggaaaaggaagggtaggaaaggaaaggaaaggaaaggaaaggaaagggaagggaagggatggaaagggatgggatagaaagggaagggaagagatggaaagggaagggaagggatggaaagggaagataggaaagtattttggaatgaagggagggaaaggaaagttaatcaaagggaaggaaaggaaaataaagggaaatgggagagaagaagagggtgggaaaggaaaggaaagggaaggaaaggaaaggaaggacaaggaaagagaatggaaggtaaagaaagtttcgtttagccggcgcaacatctgtggtcatatgccgggaaaggaaaggaaaggaaaggaaaggaaaggaagaacaaggagagagaatataaaggaatggagcaaagggaaaagaaacaaagggagagaggaaagttacAGGAAAGATCTGGGAggtaaaaacgaaggaaaggaaagggaagagaaagaaggaaaggaagaacaaggagagagaatgaaagggaatggagaaaagagaaaagaaacaaagggagaggaaagttacAGGAAAGATCAGGGAGGTAAAAACAtagaagacatttcgccgcccaagaacacctatttgacaaggctttcgtggcagctgtgagcatttccaggggtagttttatgaccctggtggtagtgtgacccttcctctgtaccatgaacctgaagaaacacatatttgacaaggctttcataggagttgcaggcatttccaggagtagttttatgaccctggtggtagtgtgacccttcctctgtaccatgaacctgaagaaacacatatttgacaaggctttcataggagttgtaggcatttccaggagtagttttatgaccctggtggtagtgtgacccttcctctgtaccatgaacctgaagaaacacatatttgacaaggctttcataggagttgtaggcatttccaggagtagttttatgaccctggtggtagtgtgacccttcctcttcaCTCATCAGAATCCAACTGACCCCCTCATTgatctttagaaataggtgatgtaagAACCacatgtcttataataccacccATAAAACGGTCACCCCcttctcacccctctcccccGCCCCTAAACTCACCATTCCTGAGCCTAAGCCGCTGTTCCTTGTCCGCCTCGAATTGCTCAATGACGCGCTGCCGGTACTCAGTGAAGGTCTGCATCTCCTTCTGTCGCTTCTCAATGATCTCGCGCGAAGCCTTGCTGAACCGCATTTTGTCCTGGACCTCGAAGTTGGCTGCGtatttcttcatgtttttcttgatgtcctgggagagggagagagagaagggagtgttagtggtggtggtggtggtggtagtggtggtggtggtggtggtggtggtagtagtagtagtagtagtagtagtagtagtagtatgaaaaaatgtatgggaagggaagggaaggaaaaggaagggaagggaaaggaagggaagggaaaggaagggaaggaaaaggaagggaagggaaagaaagtgaagagaaaaggagagaaagagagagagaaaaaacaaagagagaggaaagcgtatATGTctgggaagatgaaggagaagaagaagaaggaggaggaggaggaggaggaggaagaagaggaggagaggagggtggttAGGTgtcaaatgaagagaaagaaaagaatgataataaagttgagagtgtgtgtgtgtgtgtgtgtgtgtgtgtgtgtgtgtgtgtgtgtgtgtgtgtgtgtgtgtgtgaacctttcCTGACCTACCCCAATGTGACCCTGACCACAGACaagctcttcatcctcctcctcctcctcctattaccacACTCAATCTTCTTTATATAACCTATTTGTACttgctgacctcctcctcctcctcctccttcctgttatCTTAATCTATCTTCATTCCTCCctatttgactctctctctctctctctctctctctctctctctctctctctctctctcttgtttttttgtctcatctcaaggaggaaaaaatgagagaaaatataaagactGTATACTTAACCTCTCCAAAGggtcaggctctctctctctctctctctctctctctctggactttATACTGCATCTACATCCTTGTtttaaatgcacacacacacacacacacactataaacctctctctctctctctctctctctctctctcgatacagaACATTCAACcacaagtgaaaaaaataaatgaataaacaaagaaataaatagctATACAAATCAATATACTGATAAAACGAATCACCAGACATGAAAGTATAATTGTGAAGAGTTGAAATCTTTGTCACATAAGCTTACTGAAAACACGGATAGATTTatataaaggaaaagaacagTGCAAATGTCGGACAGTC
Coding sequences:
- the LOC126987248 gene encoding uncharacterized protein LOC126987248 → MADCGVENTMEKPPETSQPPDPCHRDANTQDHRYHNGGIMAEDDQTQTTSKTRFLQLLEGLDAPGDSGNPSDPPEWLDRDLFDRGRAFYKRYLFCVFLSDLVALLAMFSVTRILQPLIYTRRSDTPFKALRRYVSTIGRVVLWYSGDLWQPQDPAHEDILKVRRIHVAAAATFNHPDRRDALHSVTASGGKNNTDQPACPFHAPLKQDISKQVKEEEGQAESSVMARLEARPGMYLSQWDMTFTQYCFMGVIMAHPWRMGAWWVTERELEGLVHFWRGCGWLLGIEDRYNFCSGTVEETRALCLEMERQVVRPCLARSGRDTEHIGTALVDGVSSLLPWFSYPAMLRFLGDTMNLDLPSVRARMTLKHTLQYGFLRVLVHGLFLVPGVVWVFNEVLKLSLAVVQGQHPRWKAKVRVMPYSYVEYT